One stretch of Toxoplasma gondii ME49 chromosome XI, whole genome shotgun sequence DNA includes these proteins:
- a CDS encoding hypothetical protein (encoded by transcript TGME49_217178): MRAGNKRLLQSAHREQCEQRVEGLDEATGDVEAEYMQRLHRTRQAAETAECCASLNDEPDIRVFFLMSPQNFMRVELTIEARVVRIELPFKDMMNGVYFFRGENPEDVRMLVRFRSAPRVYVEARSLRAASRRNIQHFQQFSRWFVSRIRRRESGRSSQLDPGGLSAAALPALAELEGLERRVSTEKLPEAKKIYRKQTWIHCFEFGENQSSALPELKNAEACTAFRSVRLPRLLACNIFFGSDKQRFRSQLQGSSSLSSQVLPLFPS, encoded by the exons atGCGAGCCGGCAACAAGAGGCTTCTTCAGAGCGCCCATAGGGAACAGTGTGAACAACGGGTGGAAGGC CTCGACGAAGCGACAGGAGATGTCGAGGCTGAGTACATGCAGCGCCTTCACCGAACAAGACAGGCCGCAGAGACTGCGGAGtgctgcgcttctctcaaCGACGAACCGGACATCcgagttttcttcctcatGTCTCCTCAAAACTTCATGAGAGTCGAACTCACCAT AGAGGCCCGAGTCGTCCGAATTGAACTTCCGTTCAAGGATATGATGAATGGAGTGTATTTTTTTCGAGGAGAAAATCCAGAAGATGTTCGCATGCTTGTTCGCTTTCGGAGTGCACCTCGG GTCTACGTGGAAGCTCGGTCTCttcgcgctgcttctcgtcgGAACATTCAGCATTTTCAGCAGTTTTCTCGGTGGTTTGTTTCAAGGATTAGACGCCGCGAGTCTGGTCGTTCCTCTCAGCTTGATCCTGGCGGCTTGTCAGCTGCCGCTTTGCCGGCGTTGGCAGAACTTGAAGGACTCGAAAGGCGAGTTTCCACTGAAAAACTTCCTGAAGCAAAGAAAATCTACAGAAAGCAGACGTGGATCCACTGCTTTGAGTTCGGAGAGAATCAGTCGAGCGCGCTTCCGGAGttgaaaaacgcagaagcgtGCACTGCTTTCAGAAGCGTTCGATTGCCCAGGCTCCTCGCCTGTAACATATTTTTCGGTTCCGACAAACAACGGTTTCGATCGCAGTTGCAaggttcttcctctctgtcaaGTCAAGTACTTCcactctttccttcctga